The Salmo salar chromosome ssa06, Ssal_v3.1, whole genome shotgun sequence genome window below encodes:
- the LOC106607448 gene encoding mitochondrial dynamics protein MID51 isoform X2, whose product MAGVNGDRKGKKDDNGMGTAVDFLLSNAKLVLGVGGAAMLGIATLAVKRMYDRAISAPTSPTKMEPSGKRSWEEPSWMGSSQRVLNHDMKSTVSRSLQTLPTSSNSFEPDCMRRATGRGRSAAGETDLLRARMRLSLQEKLWEFYQEQVAIPAEEQATARRAALDICAELRIFLHGKLPDMPLREMYLSGSLYDDLQVVTADHAQLMVPLTLEKNLWSSVPGEDTIMNVPGFWLIRRENLEYFPRGSSYWDRCMVGGYLSPKSVLEVFEKLVAGSINWPAIGSVLDYVIRPVVPSETLTLEIQYKTDRHLYVDFLPLLVMDDGTSLIAKPHRLAAERHENLWRQSFRVAETARLRALDQEDGGCRCACLKVTKAVCKLNPALAHLSASQLTSAILLLSEKEGDWTQEALADRFLQLLRSLVGHLEAGRLPCALIPKVNLFCELTPMEVDELGYTLYCSLSDPEGLLKTPHSD is encoded by the exons ATGGCGGGAGTGAACGGTGACCGTAAAGGAAAGAAGGATGACAACGGGATGGGCACGGCCGTTGACTTTTTGCTCTCTAATGCCAAGCTTGTGCTTGGGGTCGGAGGAGCTGCCATGCTTGGCATTGCAACACTAGCAGTCAAAAGA ATGTATGACCGTGCCATAAGTGCTCCGACCAGCCCTACTAAGATGGAACCATCAGGGAAAAGGAGCTGGGAGGAGCCCAGCTGGATGGGCTCGTCACAACGGGTACTTAACCATGATATGAAGTCAACAGTGAGCAGGTCACTGCAGACTCTACCCACCTCCTCCAACTCCTTTGAACCAG ACTGCATGCGGAGGGCGACGGGGCGGGGACGTAGCGCTGCAGGGGAGACCGACCTCCTCCGGGCCAGGATGCGCCTCTCCTTACAGGAGAAACTGTGGGAGTTCTACCAGGAGCAAGTGGCCATCCCCGCTGAGGAGCAGGCCACAGCCCGCCGGGCTGCCCTGGACATCTGCGCTGAGCTGAGGATCTTCCTGCACGGCAAGCTGCCCGACATGCCCCTCCGAGAGATGTACCTCAGCGGCAGTCTCTACGATGACCTGCAG GTGGTGACAGCGGATCACGCTCAGCTCATGGTCCCTCTGACCCTGGAGAAGAACCTGTGGTCGTCAGTGCCCGGTGAGGACACCATTATGAATGTTCCGGGCTTCTGGCTGATTCGCAGGGAGAACCTGGAATACTTCccccgaggcagcagctactgggACCGCTGCATGGTAGGAGGCTACCTCTCCCCCAAGTCTGTCCTGGAGGTGTTCGAGAAGCTGGTGGCGGGCTCCATCAACTGGCCGGCCATCGGCAGCGTTCTGGACTACGTGATCCGGCCAGTGGTTCCCTCGGAGACGCTCACCCTGGAGATCCAGTACAAGACGGACCGCCATCTTTATGTGGACTTCCTGCCTTTGCTGGTGATGGACGACGGCACCTCGCTGATCGCCAAACCACACAGGCTGGCCGCCGAGCGCCACGAAAACCTTTGGCGGCAGAGCTTCCGCGTGGCGGAGACTGCACGCCTGCGGGCGCTGGACCAGGAGGACGGTGGCTGCCGCTGCGCCTGCCTCAAGGTGACTAAAGCTGTGTGCAAGCTGAACCCCGCCCTGGCGCACCTGTCGGCCAGTCAGCTCACCAGCGCCATACTGCTGCTCAGCGAGAAGGAGGGCGACTGGACCCAGGAGGCGCTGGCTGACCGCTTCCTGCAGTTGCTCCGCTCGCTAGTGGGACACCTAGAGGCCGGGAGGCTCCCCTGTGCACTGATCCCCAAGGTCAACCTGTTCTGTGAGCTGACGCCAATGGAAGTGGATGAGCTAGGATATACCCTCTACTGTTCCCTCTCTGACCCAGAGGGACTCCTAAAGACTCCTCATTCTGACTGA
- the LOC106607448 gene encoding mitochondrial dynamics protein MID51 isoform X1, translating into MAGVNGDRKGKKDDNGMGTAVDFLLSNAKLVLGVGGAAMLGIATLAVKRMYDRAISAPTSPTKMEPSGKRSWEEPSWMGSSQRVLNHDMKSTVSRSLQTLPTSSNSFEPGWLMAGWLYFLYYCMRRATGRGRSAAGETDLLRARMRLSLQEKLWEFYQEQVAIPAEEQATARRAALDICAELRIFLHGKLPDMPLREMYLSGSLYDDLQVVTADHAQLMVPLTLEKNLWSSVPGEDTIMNVPGFWLIRRENLEYFPRGSSYWDRCMVGGYLSPKSVLEVFEKLVAGSINWPAIGSVLDYVIRPVVPSETLTLEIQYKTDRHLYVDFLPLLVMDDGTSLIAKPHRLAAERHENLWRQSFRVAETARLRALDQEDGGCRCACLKVTKAVCKLNPALAHLSASQLTSAILLLSEKEGDWTQEALADRFLQLLRSLVGHLEAGRLPCALIPKVNLFCELTPMEVDELGYTLYCSLSDPEGLLKTPHSD; encoded by the exons ATGGCGGGAGTGAACGGTGACCGTAAAGGAAAGAAGGATGACAACGGGATGGGCACGGCCGTTGACTTTTTGCTCTCTAATGCCAAGCTTGTGCTTGGGGTCGGAGGAGCTGCCATGCTTGGCATTGCAACACTAGCAGTCAAAAGA ATGTATGACCGTGCCATAAGTGCTCCGACCAGCCCTACTAAGATGGAACCATCAGGGAAAAGGAGCTGGGAGGAGCCCAGCTGGATGGGCTCGTCACAACGGGTACTTAACCATGATATGAAGTCAACAGTGAGCAGGTCACTGCAGACTCTACCCACCTCCTCCAACTCCTTTGAACCAG GATGGCTGATGGCAGGATGGCTGTACTTCCTGTATT ACTGCATGCGGAGGGCGACGGGGCGGGGACGTAGCGCTGCAGGGGAGACCGACCTCCTCCGGGCCAGGATGCGCCTCTCCTTACAGGAGAAACTGTGGGAGTTCTACCAGGAGCAAGTGGCCATCCCCGCTGAGGAGCAGGCCACAGCCCGCCGGGCTGCCCTGGACATCTGCGCTGAGCTGAGGATCTTCCTGCACGGCAAGCTGCCCGACATGCCCCTCCGAGAGATGTACCTCAGCGGCAGTCTCTACGATGACCTGCAG GTGGTGACAGCGGATCACGCTCAGCTCATGGTCCCTCTGACCCTGGAGAAGAACCTGTGGTCGTCAGTGCCCGGTGAGGACACCATTATGAATGTTCCGGGCTTCTGGCTGATTCGCAGGGAGAACCTGGAATACTTCccccgaggcagcagctactgggACCGCTGCATGGTAGGAGGCTACCTCTCCCCCAAGTCTGTCCTGGAGGTGTTCGAGAAGCTGGTGGCGGGCTCCATCAACTGGCCGGCCATCGGCAGCGTTCTGGACTACGTGATCCGGCCAGTGGTTCCCTCGGAGACGCTCACCCTGGAGATCCAGTACAAGACGGACCGCCATCTTTATGTGGACTTCCTGCCTTTGCTGGTGATGGACGACGGCACCTCGCTGATCGCCAAACCACACAGGCTGGCCGCCGAGCGCCACGAAAACCTTTGGCGGCAGAGCTTCCGCGTGGCGGAGACTGCACGCCTGCGGGCGCTGGACCAGGAGGACGGTGGCTGCCGCTGCGCCTGCCTCAAGGTGACTAAAGCTGTGTGCAAGCTGAACCCCGCCCTGGCGCACCTGTCGGCCAGTCAGCTCACCAGCGCCATACTGCTGCTCAGCGAGAAGGAGGGCGACTGGACCCAGGAGGCGCTGGCTGACCGCTTCCTGCAGTTGCTCCGCTCGCTAGTGGGACACCTAGAGGCCGGGAGGCTCCCCTGTGCACTGATCCCCAAGGTCAACCTGTTCTGTGAGCTGACGCCAATGGAAGTGGATGAGCTAGGATATACCCTCTACTGTTCCCTCTCTGACCCAGAGGGACTCCTAAAGACTCCTCATTCTGACTGA